One stretch of Armigeres subalbatus isolate Guangzhou_Male chromosome 2, GZ_Asu_2, whole genome shotgun sequence DNA includes these proteins:
- the LOC134208993 gene encoding uncharacterized protein LOC134208993 yields the protein MSERELAIGKLKQRLASLLESVGLLEMFLKKYKPEEHEGQVQVRLAKLEEFFNVFFDVAAQLESYSSKEEAVSTKEERYLFESKYYSLKVALQSKLPKPSTSAAPVPSSVAVSHIRYPEIPLLKFSGRPEDWVSFRDSFKAGVANRKEISDVEKLQYLKRLVQGDAARIIGHIEISDEGYRTAWKLLGRRYENKRRLIFCHLEALYDTAAMRKESCEELLRVIDSFEEHLSNLKRLGEPTDRWSSSLVYHLYIRLDPNTKREWDRYCNAVDDGWQFHEGRR from the coding sequence ATGAGCGAGCGGGAATTGGCTATTGGGAAGCTTAAGCAGCGCTTGGCAAGCCTGCTAGAATCCGTGGGTCTTCTGgagatgtttttgaaaaaatataaaccaGAAGAACACGAAGGTCAGGTTCAGGTTCGGCTAGCAAAACTGGAAGAGTTCTTCAACGTGTTTTTCGACGTCGCCGCACAGTTGGAGTCCTACTCGTCGAAGGAGGAAGCAGTTTCAACGAAAGAAGAAAGGTACCTCTTCGAGAGCAAGTATTATTCCCTGAAGGTCGCTCTTCAGTCCAAGTTGCCAAAACCTTCCACCTCCGCTGCGCCCGTGCCGTCTTCAGTTGCAGTATCGCATATCCGGTACCCTGAAATCCCATTGTTAAAGTTCAGTGGTCGGCCGGAGGATTGGGTCTCTTTTCGGGACAGCTTCAAGGCGGGTGTTGCAAACAGGAAGGAGATAAGCGACGTTGAGAAGCTGCAGTATTTAAAGAGGCTAGTGCAAGGTGATGCGGCCAGAATCATCGGACACATCGAGATCAGCGATGAAGGCTATCGGACAGCGTGGAAATTGCTTGGTCGGAGATACGAGAATAAGCGGAGATTAATCttttgtcacctcgaagcgttATACGATACAGCGGCAATGCGGAAGGAGTCTTGTGAGGAGTTGTTGCGGGTTATCGACAGCTTCGAAGAGCACCTTTCGAATTTGAAGCGACTCGGAGAGCCGACCGATCGTTGGAGTTCCAGCTTGGTGTACCACCTGTATATTCGACTCGATCCAAACACGAAGCGCGAGTGGGATCGTTATTGCAACGCCGTTGATGATGGATGGCAGTTCCACGAGGGACGACGATAG
- the LOC134208994 gene encoding uncharacterized protein LOC134208994 yields MPTYVVMLNFVQGYAKVLQSSQSSSKPDRSVKSKLCLPRKRTPFPILVSGIGQASAHVTHFVTADIFSLHSDFKIKLRLFVLPHVTARLPVHNVDITGWNIPEHICLADPTFCNTNSVDLIIGAEHFFKILQYGRIELGCDRPLLQNTALGWVVTGACGQGLSQQTVCNLQQSSPLEELVKRFWQLETCHDLQGWSPEERACEQFFLDTTVRNSEGRYVVKLPRRKELISQLRDNRYNAERRFNSLERRLDANPELKLQYHEFIREYEALGHMREVKVDELHADLQYFLPHHAVLKPESSTTKLRTVFDASCKSKSGLSLNDVLLTGPTIQDTLVSIVFRFRMHAFVAVADISKMYRQILVHRADQPLQRILFRFSTEEPIKVYQLLTVTYGTNCAPFLATRVLQKLADDEAENFPDAAPVVRKSFYVDDMLAGSSSAEELKAILKQVTGMVESAGFSLRKWASNSSEVLSDIPLEFHEKTTTLDLDNESSVTTLGLQWDTLRDELRFKQPKWIPTDTITKRIVLSQLASLFDPLGLISPAIVKAKIFMQALWKHQIDWDTPLPSAVQLEWREYQQQMAHLGQVSVPRFVLPMRNANTYELHGFSDASEAAYGACLYIRSITPDGFCTVRLLSAKSRVAPIDSKSIPRLELCAALLLAHLLEKFLDSVEIKAVIYLWTDSTVVLSWLASQPSSWKTFVANRVAEIQELTPQATWNHVPSEDNPADIVSRGLDLATLSKSSLWWNGPGWLATVDGEWPNKPNVQEFMEYEAKNAVAFPAVSVDVEQDVFVRFSTLRRLLNFAAWGLRFALNCRCAPNLRQTGPLTIEEKNEAMLKLVKQVQEEYFPSEFAALRENKPVPRSSKLRFLKPRIVDGLIRVGGRLHHAEIDIDAKFPLVLPGKHHFTNLIAWAEHYKTLHGGPQLLLSTMRQRFWPLGGRIMVRRIVHSCVTCTRAKPQVLQQLIGNLPHDRVTGNFVFESVGVDFAGPMYLRSGVRFSQQVKGYIAIFVCLATKAAHFELVMSLTTSAFVAALKRFISRRGKPANLYCDNAKNFRGASTQLEALRKLFISQNHKKEILCFCESNGIRFHFIPPRSPSFGGLWEACVKSTKFHLRRIVGKAQLNKEQFETVLAEIEACLNSRPITPLSMDPSDLQALTPSHFIIGRPMNAMPEPDLTAAPPNRLTGWQHMQQIAQHFWKRWHSEYLSSLQQCYRWSTATRNLVVGSIVVVKEDNLPPLTWPLARVIDVHPGADGLVRVATVRTAKGTYKRAISKLCLLPVEVDTTSSPPHRMAAGSSTGDDQTETTLSQHRLRATRRALLEHQARTNQPVVQLVDIRQHHQQQ; encoded by the exons ATGCCCACGTACGTCGTCATGTTAAATTTCGTGCAGGGGTACGCCAAGGTTCTGCAGTCTTCGCAGTCATCAAGCAAGCCCGATCGTAGTGTGAAATCC AAGCTGTGTCTACCCCGAAAAAGAACTCCCTTTCCGATTCTGGTTTCCGGAATTGGACAAGCGTCGGCCCATGTTACTCATTTCGTAACGGCCGATATATTCTCCCTCCACTCCGACTTCAAGATTAAACTACGACTGTTCGTTTTACCGCATGTAACTGCACGATTACCAGTTCACAACGTGGACATAACTGGATGGAATATTCCAGAACACATTTGTTTGGCTGATCCAACGTTCTGTAACACAAACTCCGTGGACTTGATCATCGGTGCAGAACACTTCTTCAAGATTCTACAATACGGTCGAATAGAGCTCGGTTGCGACCGTCCGCTTCTTCAGAACACTGCGCTCGGATGGGTCGTGACCGGAGCGTGCGGTCAAGGACTGTCCCAACAAACAGTATGCAATCTGCAACAGTCGAGTCCACTGGAGGAATTGGTAAAACGATTTTGGCAGTTGGAGACGTGCCACGACTTGCAAGGTTGGTCGCCAGAAGAGCGAGCCTGTGAACAGTTTTTTCTCGACACTACGGTACGAAATTCTGAAGGTCGATACGTTGTCAAGCTTCCACGCCGGAAAGAGTTGATTAGTCAACTGAGAGACAATCGGTACAACGCCGAACGTCGATTCAATTCTCTTGAGCGCAGGCTAGATGCCAATCCAGAGTTGAAGCTACAATACCACGAGTTCATTCGTGAGTATGAAGCACTCGGCCACATGCGAGAAGTAAAGGTTGATGAGTTGCATGCCGATCTGCAGTATTTTCTCCCGCATCACGCCGTACTCAAGCCGGAGAGTTCAACGACGAAGTTGAGAACTGTGTTCGATGCTTCCTGCAAGTCTAAGTCCGGCCTTTCGCTCAATGACGTTCTTCTAACGGGACCGACAATTCAAGATACACTTGTCAGCATTGTATTTCGTTTCCGGATGCACGCTTTCGTCGCTGTAGCAGATATCTCCAAGATGTATCGCCAAATTCTCGTCCACCGAGCTGATCAGCCGTTACAGCGAATTTTGTTCCGTTTCTCTACGGAGGAACCGATCAAGGTCTACCAACTTTTGACGGTCACGTATGGGACGAACTGTGCCCCTTTCCTAGCTACCCGAGTGTTGCAGAAACTTGCAGACGATGAAGCTGAAAATTTCCCGGATGCAGCACCAGTTGTTCGGAAATCGTTCTACGTGGATGACATGTTGGCTGGTAGCAGTAGTGCAGAGGAATTGAAGGCCATCCTCAAGCAAGTTACCGGAATGGTGGAGTCAGCAGGATTTTCCCTTAGAAAATGGGCTTCGAACAGTAGTGAAGTTTTGTCGGATATACCATTGGAGTTTCATGAAAAGACAACCACACTCGATCTGGACAACGAGAGCTCCGTTACTACGCTTGGACTGCAGTGGGATACCTTACGAGATGAACTACGATTCAAACAACCGAAGTGGATACCGACGGACACCATAACTAAGCGCATCGTTCTCTCTCAGCTGGCAAGTTTGTTCGATCCACTAGGGCTAATCAGTCCAGCGATTGTTAAGGCAAAGATTTTCATGCAGGCGTTGTGGAAGCATCAAATTGATTGGGATACACCTCTTCCTTCAGCTGTACAGCTGGAATGGCGCGAGTATCAGCAACAAATGGCACACCTAGGACAAGTCAGCGTTCCACGTTTCGTTCTCCCTATGAGAAACGCAAATACTTATGAACTGCATGGGTTCAGTGATGCGTCCGAAGCAGCTTATGGCGCCTGCCTATACATTCGCTCCATAACACCAGATGGATTTTGCACAGTGCGTCTACTATCAGCTAAGTCCCGAGTAGCCCCGATAGACAGCAAATCTATCCCACGCTTGGAGTTGTGTGCAGCACTACTGCTTGCCCAccttcttgagaaatttcttgaCAGCGTTGAGATCAAGGCAGTTATTTATTTGTGGACAGATTCAACAGTTGTTCTAAGTTGGCTGGCTTCACAACCTTCCTCGTGGAAGACATTCGTGGCGAATCGAGTTGCAGAAATTCAAGAACTAACGCCACAAGCTACTTGGAACCATGTTCCAAGTGAAGATAACCCAGCCGACATCGTCTCTAGAGGTTTGGATTTAGCCACCTTGTCCAAGTCCTCTCTTTGGTGGAATGGTCCAGGCTGGCTAGCTACGGTCGATGGAGAATGGCCGAACAAACCCAACGTTCAGGAATTTATGGAGTATGAAGCGAAGAATGCTGTTGCTTTCCCGGCGGTTTCAGTAGACGTTGAGCAGGACGTATTTGTCAGATTTTCAACTTTGAGGCGTTTGTTGAATTTTGCCGCCTGGGGATTACGATTTGCATTAAATTGTCGGTGCGCACCCAATCTACGCCAAACTGGACCCCTAACCATCGAGGAGAAAAATGAAGCAATGCTGAAACTAGTGAAGCAAGTCCAAGAAGAATACTTTCCTAGTGAGTTTGCTGCCCTCCGTGAAAATAAGCCAGTTCCCCGATCATCGAAACTCCGTTTCTTGAAGCCGAGGATTGTTGACGGTCTTATTCGTGTAGGAGGACGATTGCACCACGCAGAGATCGACATCGACGCAAAGTTCCCTCTTGTTCTGCCTGGCAAACATCATTTCACAAATCTCATTGCCTGGGCGGAGCACTATAAAACGCTACACGGGGGACCACAGCTCTTGCTTTCAACTATGCGACAACGATTCTGGCCCCTAGGCGGCCGCattatggtacgtagaatagttCATTCATGCGTCACCTGTACCAGAGCGAAGCCACAAGTATTGCAGCAGCTAATAGGAAACCTCCCACACGATAGAGTAACCGGCAATTTCGTATTCGAGAGTGTTGGAGTGGACTTTGCAGGTCCAATGTATCTGCGATCTGGAGTACGCTTTTCTCAGCAAGTCAAAGGATACATTGCCATTTTCGTCTGCCTTGCCACAAAGGCGGCCCATTTTGAGCTGGTAATGAGTTTGACCACTTCAGCCTTTGTGGCAGCTCTCAAGAGATTCATCTCACGTCGGGGAAAGCCGGCGAACCTTTATTGCGACAATGCGAAGAACTTTCGAGGAGCGAGCACACAACTGGAAGCACTACGCAAGCTATTCATCTCACAAAATCACAAAAAGGAAATCCTCTGTTTTTGTGAATCAAACGGCATTCGCTTTCACTTCATTCCGCCAAGATCTCCGTCATTCGGTGGTTTATGGGAAGCGTGTGTCAAGTCAACAAAATTCCACTTGCGTCGCATTGTTGGTAAGGCCCAGCTGAACAAGGAGCAATTTGAAACAGTACTTGCCGAAATTGAAGCGTGCCTTAATTCCCGACCAATCACTCCATTGTCAATGGATCCGTCGGACCTTCAAGCACTAACTCCCAGTCATTTCATTATCGGCCGACCGATGAACGCTATGCCCGAACCTGACCTGACAGCAGCTCCACCGAACCGACTTACCGGCTGGCAACACATGCAGCAGATAGCCCAGCACTTCTGGAAGCGCTGGCACAGCGAATACCTTTCTTCGCTGCAGCAATGCTACCGATGGTCTACCGCAACCCGAAATCTAGTAGTCGGCTCTATAGTAGTCGTCAAAGAAGACAACCTGCCCCCATTGACGTGGCCGTTAGCAAGGGTCATCGACGTTCACCCTGGAGCAGATGGTTTAGTACGAGTGGCGACAGTGCGTACAGCAAAAGGAACGTACAAGCGAGCGATTTCCAAGCTCTGCTTGTTACCAGTGGAAGTCGATACGACATCGTCCCCACCACATAGAATGGCGGCCGGCTCGTCAACAGGTGACGATCAAACAGAAACAACGTTGTCGCAGCATCGACTCAGAGCAACGAGGAGGGCTCTATTGGAGCATCAAGCTAGAACCAATCAGCCGGTGGTTCAATTGGTTGATATCCGGCAACATCATCAGCAGCAGTAG